One segment of Oscillospiraceae bacterium MB08-C2-2 DNA contains the following:
- a CDS encoding sulfide/dihydroorotate dehydrogenase-like FAD/NAD-binding protein: MYQILRKEALNPTVTLMEVMAPMIAKKAEPGQFIILRVDENGERIPLTIADFDRTKGTITIIFQIVGATTEALNHLNEGDYIHDFAGPLGRKTETEGLKRVAVVGGGVGCAIAYPVAKRLHEQGCKVDTIAGFRSQDLVILEDEFKAVSDRMFLMTDDGSAGEKGLVTDALKKLIEEGTQYDEVITIGPLIMMKFVCALTKKYDIKTTASMNPIMIDGTGMCGGCRLSVGGKTKFACVDGPDFDGHEIDFDEAIARSATYKPFERQAHTDVCNLFNMEVK; encoded by the coding sequence ATGTATCAAATTTTACGAAAAGAAGCTTTGAATCCTACTGTGACCTTGATGGAGGTCATGGCTCCCATGATAGCCAAGAAGGCCGAGCCGGGCCAGTTTATTATCCTGCGTGTAGACGAGAACGGCGAGCGTATTCCTCTCACCATTGCGGATTTTGACCGCACCAAGGGCACCATCACCATTATTTTTCAGATCGTTGGTGCCACCACCGAGGCTCTGAACCACTTGAACGAAGGGGATTATATCCACGATTTTGCAGGCCCCTTAGGCAGAAAAACCGAAACCGAAGGCCTTAAGAGAGTGGCTGTTGTTGGCGGCGGCGTAGGCTGCGCCATTGCTTATCCGGTTGCCAAGAGACTGCACGAGCAGGGCTGTAAGGTTGATACCATTGCCGGTTTCCGCAGCCAGGATTTGGTCATTCTGGAGGATGAATTCAAAGCGGTCAGCGATCGCATGTTCCTCATGACCGACGATGGCAGTGCAGGTGAAAAGGGTCTGGTTACCGATGCACTCAAAAAACTGATTGAAGAAGGCACCCAGTACGATGAGGTTATCACCATTGGGCCTTTGATCATGATGAAATTTGTTTGTGCCCTGACTAAAAAATACGACATCAAAACCACTGCCAGCATGAACCCCATTATGATCGATGGCACCGGCATGTGCGGCGGCTGCCGACTGAGCGTGGGCGGCAAAACCAAGTTTGCCTGCGTGGACGGCCCTGATTTTGATGGTCATGAAATTGATTTTGACGAGGCTATCGCCCGGTCTGCGACCTACAAGCCCTTTGAGAGACAGGCCCATACCGATGTGTGTAACCTCTTTAATATGGAGGTTAAATAA
- the gltA gene encoding NADPH-dependent glutamate synthase codes for MPNMSPKKNEMPAQEANIRNQNFLEVTLGYSEEQAIDEAKRCLNCKHKPCIKGCPVQIEIPAFIQEVAQGNFEEAYQIISLSSSLPAVCGRVCPQESQCEEKCVRGIKGEPVGIGRLERFVADYHNAHVTTAPQKPQPNGHKVAVIGSGPAGLACAGDLAKKGYSVTVFEALHLAGGVLVYGIPEFRLPKSIVQKEIDTLKELGVTVETNMIIGKTVSIDELMEEYGFESVFIGSGAGLPRFMNIPGENLKGVYSANEFLTRVNLMKAYKPDSSTPIQKSSRVAVVGGGNVAMDAARCAKRLGAEVTIIYRRTEKELPARLEEVEHAMEEGIEFKFLTNPVAINGNAEGWTTSIRCEQMVLSQPDESGRAKPVRLENSEFDIEVDCVIMSIGTSPNPLIKSTTEGLDTHKWGGIVANEETGATSRKGVYAGGDAVTGAATVILAMGAGKAAAKSMDEYIHGIGE; via the coding sequence ATGCCGAATATGTCGCCTAAAAAGAACGAGATGCCTGCACAGGAAGCCAATATCCGCAACCAGAATTTTCTTGAGGTAACACTGGGTTACAGCGAAGAGCAGGCCATTGACGAAGCGAAACGGTGCCTCAACTGCAAACATAAGCCCTGTATCAAGGGCTGCCCTGTTCAAATTGAAATCCCCGCTTTCATTCAGGAGGTCGCTCAAGGTAACTTTGAAGAGGCTTACCAGATTATCTCTCTTTCCAGCTCCCTGCCTGCCGTTTGCGGGCGCGTTTGCCCCCAGGAATCCCAGTGTGAGGAAAAGTGTGTTCGTGGCATCAAGGGTGAGCCTGTTGGCATCGGCCGTCTGGAGCGTTTTGTAGCGGATTACCACAACGCTCACGTGACCACAGCTCCTCAGAAGCCCCAGCCCAACGGACACAAGGTTGCCGTTATTGGTTCGGGCCCTGCTGGTCTTGCCTGTGCTGGCGATTTGGCTAAAAAAGGCTATTCTGTTACTGTATTTGAGGCTTTGCATTTGGCCGGAGGCGTTCTGGTTTATGGTATTCCCGAGTTCCGTCTGCCTAAATCCATTGTGCAGAAAGAAATTGACACTCTCAAAGAGCTGGGTGTTACAGTTGAAACCAATATGATTATCGGCAAAACCGTTTCCATCGATGAACTGATGGAGGAATATGGCTTTGAATCCGTGTTTATTGGTTCGGGTGCCGGCCTCCCCCGCTTTATGAATATTCCCGGTGAAAACCTCAAGGGTGTTTATTCCGCCAACGAATTTTTGACCCGTGTGAACCTGATGAAGGCCTATAAGCCTGACAGTTCCACCCCCATCCAGAAGAGCAGCCGTGTGGCTGTTGTAGGCGGCGGAAACGTGGCAATGGATGCCGCCCGCTGTGCAAAGCGTCTGGGCGCTGAAGTTACCATTATCTATCGCCGTACCGAGAAGGAGCTTCCCGCCCGTTTGGAGGAAGTGGAGCATGCCATGGAAGAAGGCATTGAGTTTAAGTTTTTGACCAATCCTGTTGCCATTAACGGCAATGCAGAGGGCTGGACCACCAGCATCCGCTGCGAGCAGATGGTACTTAGCCAGCCGGATGAATCCGGGCGTGCCAAACCGGTTCGGCTGGAAAACAGCGAGTTTGATATCGAAGTCGACTGCGTAATCATGTCTATAGGCACTTCCCCCAATCCTCTGATCAAATCCACCACCGAAGGGCTTGATACCCATAAGTGGGGCGGCATTGTGGCCAATGAGGAAACAGGCGCAACCTCTCGCAAGGGAGTCTACGCTGGCGGCGACGCCGTTACAGGCGCAGCAACCGTTATTCTTGCGATGGGAGCGGGCAAGGCTGCGGCCAAAAGCATGGATGAATATATCCATGGCATAGGAGAATAG
- a CDS encoding LysR family transcriptional regulator: MNTLHFKYAVEVERTRSITQAAENLFMAQPNLSKAIKELEDTIGISIFERTSKGVTPTRKGAEFLVYAKNILAEIERMESLYIPDNCDRQSLNISIPRGSYISSAFTDFIAELDPEKEIDVHLNETNSMQSITNVVDGQFNMGIIRYQIAYENYFLDYLAEKNLSFEPIWKFECLALMSRNHPLASREKVTYKALSQCIEIVHGDTLVPYLSARKTKTPHSSPEIRRKISLYERFSQFDILSRIPTTYIWVSPIPEHILTQYNLIQRKCYGANQKYKDVLIYPKGYVFTELDKRFIHCLYASKNQVEAMEYT, encoded by the coding sequence ATGAATACTCTGCATTTTAAATACGCTGTGGAGGTTGAAAGAACCCGCTCCATTACCCAGGCGGCGGAAAACCTTTTCATGGCACAGCCCAATCTGAGCAAAGCCATTAAAGAGCTGGAGGATACCATCGGCATCAGCATTTTTGAGCGAACCTCCAAGGGGGTAACCCCCACTCGAAAGGGCGCTGAATTTCTGGTTTATGCCAAAAATATTCTCGCTGAAATTGAACGTATGGAATCTCTTTATATCCCGGATAATTGCGACCGCCAAAGCCTTAATATTTCCATTCCCCGAGGGAGCTACATTTCCAGCGCCTTTACTGACTTTATAGCAGAGTTGGACCCGGAAAAGGAGATTGATGTTCACCTCAACGAAACCAACTCCATGCAATCCATTACCAATGTGGTGGATGGCCAGTTCAATATGGGGATTATTCGCTATCAGATTGCCTATGAGAATTATTTTTTGGATTATCTGGCCGAAAAGAATCTTTCTTTCGAGCCTATCTGGAAGTTTGAGTGTCTGGCACTTATGTCCCGAAATCACCCGCTGGCCTCCCGGGAAAAGGTTACCTATAAAGCACTTTCTCAATGCATCGAGATTGTTCACGGGGATACACTGGTTCCTTATCTCTCTGCAAGAAAAACCAAAACGCCCCACAGTTCCCCTGAAATTCGCAGAAAGATTTCTCTCTATGAGCGATTCAGCCAGTTTGATATCCTCTCTCGCATTCCCACCACTTATATATGGGTTTCGCCTATTCCAGAGCATATTTTGACCCAGTATAATCTGATACAGCGCAAATGCTATGGCGCCAACCAAAAATATAAGGATGTGCTGATTTATCCCAAGGGATATGTTTTTACAGAACTGGATAAAAGATTCATTCACTGCCTATATGCTTCTAAAAATCAGGTGGAGGCTATGGAATACACTTGA
- a CDS encoding redox-sensing transcriptional repressor Rex has translation MPENKKGPVAISTQALKRMPYYLQYLQRLQAQGTEFVAAPAIAESLGLNEVQVRKDFAAVSTAKGKPKVGFRVSELIASMKTLLGHDNVDQAVLVGVGSLGTALLSYKGFQDYGIQIVAAFDTDERVFGSKIRGKKVFPSEMLSEICRRLGVHIGIIAVPAEQAQMACDQLVAGGVLAIWNFAPVHLSAPKNILVQNENMAASLALLSKHLQETFDRLVIAEGGEKQR, from the coding sequence ATGCCGGAAAACAAAAAAGGCCCTGTTGCTATTTCAACACAGGCCTTGAAAAGGATGCCCTATTATCTTCAGTATCTGCAAAGATTACAAGCCCAAGGCACAGAATTTGTGGCGGCGCCTGCCATTGCAGAAAGCCTTGGCCTCAACGAGGTGCAGGTACGCAAGGATTTCGCCGCAGTCAGCACTGCCAAGGGAAAGCCTAAGGTGGGTTTTCGGGTTTCTGAGCTGATTGCAAGCATGAAAACCCTGCTTGGCCACGATAATGTGGATCAGGCTGTTCTGGTGGGGGTGGGTTCTCTGGGAACAGCACTGCTTTCTTATAAGGGCTTTCAGGATTATGGCATTCAAATTGTAGCGGCCTTTGATACGGATGAGCGGGTGTTTGGTTCAAAAATAAGAGGGAAAAAGGTCTTCCCCTCCGAAATGCTCAGTGAAATTTGCCGCAGGCTGGGTGTTCATATCGGGATTATTGCAGTACCGGCCGAACAAGCCCAAATGGCCTGTGATCAGCTTGTGGCAGGCGGTGTGCTGGCTATCTGGAATTTTGCTCCTGTGCATCTTTCCGCTCCCAAGAATATCCTTGTTCAAAATGAAAATATGGCCGCCTCACTGGCCCTGCTTTCCAAGCATTTACAGGAAACCTTTGACCGGCTTGTCATAGCTGAGGGAGGCGAAAAGCAACGATGA
- a CDS encoding sugar ABC transporter ATP-binding protein, whose translation MTNISKSFPGVKALKNVDFTVNKGEVMALMGENGAGKSTLIKIITGYYRRDTDQGEMLFDGKPINPADTLEAQRLGISTIFQELNLSPFLSVAENIYLGNTPRKGGLIDWKQLNENARKLMADLGVGVDVTAALNKQSIAVQQMVSIARALSIDTKLLIMDEATSSLDNSEVAVLFGIVQKLRQRGISTIFITHKMDEIYRICDRVTIFKDGMFIACEPIEQMPKLRLISLMIGRDAQEILDKRKEYDPAKQEAEILCSVKGIQKANHRLCGVDLEIRRGEVVGLAGLLGSGRTELAKVIFGDDQNYEGEICLRQQAVRFKSPSHSVENGLAFCSEDRKTEGIFPRMSINDNLTMSILGKLSRFGVLNKKKQRAVTEEYIEKIAVKTPSADTKIKNLSGGNQQKVILSRWLATHPDLIILDEPTRGIDVGAKGEIEELIKKIADQGISVLYISSELDELVRGCDRVAVLREGQKIAELTGEEISSDRIMTVIADHCAVY comes from the coding sequence ATGACCAATATATCCAAGAGCTTTCCCGGAGTGAAGGCTCTCAAAAATGTGGATTTTACTGTCAATAAAGGAGAAGTTATGGCCCTGATGGGAGAGAATGGGGCTGGAAAATCCACGCTGATTAAAATTATAACCGGATATTACCGCCGGGATACCGATCAGGGCGAAATGCTCTTTGACGGAAAGCCCATCAATCCGGCGGATACCCTTGAAGCGCAGAGGCTGGGCATCAGCACCATTTTTCAGGAGTTGAATCTGAGCCCTTTTCTTAGTGTGGCGGAAAACATTTATCTGGGGAACACCCCCCGGAAGGGCGGCCTTATTGATTGGAAACAGCTCAATGAAAACGCCCGCAAGCTCATGGCGGATTTGGGGGTGGGGGTAGATGTTACCGCTGCCCTGAACAAGCAGAGCATTGCGGTGCAGCAGATGGTTTCCATCGCCCGGGCTTTATCCATTGATACCAAACTTTTGATTATGGATGAGGCTACCTCCTCTCTGGATAACAGCGAGGTGGCGGTGCTGTTCGGCATTGTGCAGAAGCTGCGGCAAAGAGGAATCTCCACGATTTTCATCACCCACAAGATGGATGAAATTTATCGGATATGCGACCGGGTCACCATTTTCAAGGATGGTATGTTCATTGCCTGTGAGCCTATTGAGCAGATGCCCAAGCTTCGGCTTATTTCCTTGATGATTGGCCGGGATGCCCAAGAGATTCTGGATAAAAGAAAGGAATATGATCCCGCCAAGCAGGAGGCCGAAATACTCTGCTCGGTGAAAGGAATTCAAAAGGCAAATCACCGGCTCTGCGGCGTGGATTTGGAAATACGCAGAGGCGAGGTAGTGGGTTTGGCCGGGCTTTTGGGTTCCGGGCGCACCGAATTGGCCAAGGTGATTTTCGGAGACGATCAAAACTATGAGGGTGAAATCTGCTTGAGGCAGCAGGCGGTACGCTTTAAAAGCCCCAGCCATTCTGTTGAAAATGGCCTTGCCTTTTGCTCGGAGGATCGCAAAACAGAGGGGATTTTCCCCCGTATGAGCATCAATGATAATCTAACCATGTCTATTTTGGGTAAGCTCAGCCGCTTCGGCGTCCTCAACAAGAAAAAGCAGCGGGCTGTTACAGAGGAATACATAGAAAAAATTGCGGTAAAAACGCCCTCGGCGGATACTAAAATCAAGAATCTCAGCGGTGGAAACCAGCAGAAGGTTATCCTTTCCCGCTGGCTGGCAACCCATCCAGACCTGATTATTCTGGATGAGCCTACCCGAGGAATCGATGTGGGAGCCAAAGGAGAAATTGAAGAATTAATCAAAAAAATTGCCGATCAGGGGATCAGTGTGCTGTATATTTCCTCCGAGCTGGATGAGCTGGTGCGAGGCTGTGATCGGGTGGCTGTGCTTCGGGAAGGCCAGAAAATTGCGGAGCTAACGGGCGAAGAAATCAGCTCTGACCGAATTATGACCGTTATTGCCGATCACTGCGCTGTATACTAG
- a CDS encoding ABC transporter substrate-binding protein yields the protein MKKILAIVLMVSMALSFAACGGTSAPAPASEAPAAPSAQAAPEASASEAAPAESDQWGAGRKIGLAQMHYTNAFRTAETQSVINAFEAVGFEVVWNEAGNDTAKQISNVNDLLAQDIEYLLLPPKEEAGLVPALEAAKKAGVPVILLDRSANGTPGEDYVTAIRSNAQAEGQWCADWIVENFPDGANIVEIFGAPGSTTAMDRAKGFWAVVDQHKSLVKLDTQVGNNMRSEAQVVMENMLQAHGDKIDVVVTHSDEMTFGALQAIDGAGLIPGEDIKVLSIGDGSSAMLEEIIDGRVAACSECSPLLGPQALEVVEALEAGKPVEGLIWANDRFFTIDNAAEELKNAGW from the coding sequence GTGAAAAAAATACTGGCGATTGTATTAATGGTGAGCATGGCACTGTCTTTTGCGGCCTGCGGTGGCACATCAGCTCCCGCCCCCGCCTCTGAGGCTCCTGCGGCTCCTTCCGCTCAGGCGGCCCCTGAGGCATCAGCCTCAGAAGCTGCTCCGGCTGAAAGCGATCAATGGGGAGCAGGGCGCAAAATTGGGCTAGCTCAGATGCATTATACCAACGCCTTTCGCACAGCAGAAACCCAAAGTGTAATAAATGCTTTTGAAGCAGTGGGCTTTGAAGTGGTTTGGAATGAAGCAGGCAACGATACCGCCAAGCAGATTTCCAACGTAAACGATTTGCTGGCACAGGATATTGAATATTTGCTGCTGCCGCCTAAAGAAGAAGCGGGCCTGGTTCCGGCTCTGGAAGCAGCCAAAAAGGCCGGGGTCCCGGTAATTTTGCTGGATCGCTCCGCCAATGGCACCCCCGGTGAGGACTATGTAACAGCCATCCGCTCCAATGCACAAGCCGAAGGCCAATGGTGCGCCGATTGGATCGTGGAGAACTTCCCTGATGGTGCCAACATTGTAGAAATCTTTGGCGCTCCCGGTTCCACCACCGCCATGGATCGTGCCAAGGGCTTCTGGGCCGTGGTTGATCAACATAAGAGCTTGGTAAAGTTGGATACACAGGTGGGCAATAATATGCGCTCTGAGGCTCAGGTGGTTATGGAAAATATGCTGCAAGCCCATGGGGATAAAATTGATGTGGTTGTCACCCATTCGGATGAAATGACCTTTGGTGCTTTGCAGGCCATTGATGGCGCAGGCCTGATTCCCGGTGAGGATATTAAGGTTCTTTCCATTGGGGATGGCAGCTCCGCTATGCTGGAGGAGATTATTGACGGCCGTGTGGCAGCTTGCTCCGAGTGCAGCCCTTTGTTGGGGCCTCAGGCTCTGGAGGTGGTAGAAGCCTTGGAGGCCGGCAAGCCGGTGGAAGGCCTGATTTGGGCCAACGACCGTTTCTTTACCATTGACAATGCGGCGGAAGAGCTGAAAAACGCCGGGTGGTAA
- a CDS encoding redox-sensing transcriptional repressor Rex produces MKLKSVPTQTLQRLPAYLNYLKSLPKDGVANISATTIAEALRLNDVQVRKDLASISDGGRPKVGYVTENLIFDIEQFLGYDDADNAVIVGSGNLGKALLSYKGFSEYGLDIVAAFDIDESVVGCTVNGKRILPAEKLKNLCHRMGIKIGIITVPAYQAQDVCNTLIESGVVAIWNFAPVHLEVPENVLVQNENMACSLAILSMHLTKKLTEKS; encoded by the coding sequence ATGAAGCTTAAATCTGTCCCAACGCAGACTCTTCAAAGATTACCGGCTTACCTGAATTATTTGAAATCTCTGCCTAAAGACGGAGTCGCTAACATTTCCGCCACGACCATTGCCGAGGCGCTGCGTCTCAACGATGTTCAAGTTCGGAAGGATCTGGCCTCCATTAGTGATGGGGGCCGCCCCAAGGTGGGGTATGTTACAGAAAACCTCATTTTTGATATTGAACAGTTTTTGGGCTATGATGATGCCGACAACGCTGTTATCGTGGGTTCAGGCAATTTAGGCAAGGCGCTTCTTTCCTATAAAGGCTTTTCGGAATATGGTTTGGATATTGTAGCAGCTTTTGATATTGATGAAAGTGTAGTTGGCTGCACTGTCAACGGCAAACGCATCCTCCCCGCTGAAAAGCTCAAAAACCTCTGTCACCGTATGGGCATTAAGATTGGTATTATCACCGTTCCCGCCTATCAGGCGCAGGATGTATGCAATACACTCATTGAAAGCGGTGTGGTTGCTATTTGGAACTTTGCCCCTGTTCATCTTGAGGTTCCTGAAAACGTTTTGGTGCAAAACGAAAATATGGCTTGCTCCTTGGCCATACTTTCCATGCATTTGACAAAAAAACTCACTGAGAAATCCTGA